In Methanofastidiosum sp., the DNA window TTTACACCTTGGACATTGAACTGGTTTAATCTTCTCTTCTTCCTGTGAATCCTCAGTTTTAAGGCCATATACCTTGCTATAGATGGCCTTATCGATATCCCTCCCAGAGAGATGGACGTAAACTTTTGGCATTCCAGAGCCAAGCTGCCAACCTAGGTAATGACACATCTCAGATTCTGTCAGTTTTGAGGCTAGATGTGTTGCCCTGGTATGTCTTAATATATGTGGGGTAACTTTTTTCTCAATACCAGATTTTTTTACGGCCCTCTTGATAAGATTTTGATATGATTCGTAAAACATGGGTTTGCCAAAGTTTTTGTTTCCTGTCCCTACAAATAATGATTCGTTTGGGCGAGGATTTGGATGCAACTGAATCCAGTTTTTTATGTAAGGTTCTGCCATTACGAATGGTACAAGTCTCTCCCCTGTTTTACCTCTTACTTTTGCTTTGCCTCCGTAGTTGTTAAAAGTCAAGTCTTTGAAGGTAATTGAAGCAAGTTCTCCAACTCTAAGGCCACCGTCATAAAGAAGAGCGATAGCAGCTTTATCTCTAGGGTGAATTGCAGATTCAATTAACAGAAGCACTTCATCTTTTGTTAGTACATCAGGCTTTTTTGGATGTTTTCGTTCACCTTTCAGAGACTGCAAGCCCTCCCACTCATCGCCTTTTAACCATTTGAAAAATTTTCTTAATGTTCTTCTGTATTCATTTTTAGAGGATTCAGATATGTCTTCTATTTCTACCTTCTCAAGGACTTCAATAATATCTTTTGAGTTCCATTCAGCGAAATCTTTGTCTTTGTATCTGGTACAAATCATTCTAAGGTCGACCATGTAACGAAGTGTCCTTAGTAGTCCAATTCGGCTTGCTATGAGAAAACTTTTAAATTCCTTAATGTAATTAATATTAATGTCAGATATAGAAGATTTTAATAAGCGCTCTTCTTCTTTGAGGATGATTCTTTTTTCCTTATATATTCCCATAAATAGAGGATAATAAACCACGATTTATACGTTTTCTAACTGCATTTGCATTAAAAAAAGTGGCCCGGCGACCGCACTTCTTTTTTAACAAATTAAGCCTTCATTTTCTTCAATTACACCCCTTCTTTTAAGAAAAGGGTAGATCTGTTCAATTCCGGTGATATATTTCTTTAGATATTTCTTAAGTTCATGATAATAAATTGTAATTACTTTTTTACCAGAAGATTGAAGCTCTTTAACATATCGTTTGAAAAGATAAGTCCCTTTTTTATCAAAATCAGTTAATACTATGATTTCTTTCTCTGGGATATTGTCAATGACATCAAAAATATTATGTTGAGAAACGGCAATAATCTTATTTTTTATTCCAAGATTTACCAATGATTGAATATCATTTTGACCTTCAACTAGGATTACTCCTTCTTCTTCCCTTAGTTTATTTAAGATAACGATGGTATTTTCAAGATCTTCTTTAAGAGACATAATATAACTAATATATAATTTGATTATAATCTTTATCGAAATATTAATCAAGATTTTCAATTAAATTAAAGAAT includes these proteins:
- a CDS encoding tyrosine-type recombinase/integrase, giving the protein MGIYKEKRIILKEEERLLKSSISDININYIKEFKSFLIASRIGLLRTLRYMVDLRMICTRYKDKDFAEWNSKDIIEVLEKVEIEDISESSKNEYRRTLRKFFKWLKGDEWEGLQSLKGERKHPKKPDVLTKDEVLLLIESAIHPRDKAAIALLYDGGLRVGELASITFKDLTFNNYGGKAKVRGKTGERLVPFVMAEPYIKNWIQLHPNPRPNESLFVGTGNKNFGKPMFYESYQNLIKRAVKKSGIEKKVTPHILRHTRATHLASKLTESEMCHYLGWQLGSGMPKVYVHLSGRDIDKAIYSKVYGLKTEDSQEEEKIKPVQCPRCKENCGPTSEYCYRCGMPLKEEKIFELEKHSKELRKEFFELAAENPSMLKEVNLFMEMMEIVNSNPEMRQKMFELQRKGDI
- a CDS encoding toprim domain-containing protein, yielding MSLKEDLENTIVILNKLREEEGVILVEGQNDIQSLVNLGIKNKIIAVSQHNIFDVIDNIPEKEIIVLTDFDKKGTYLFKRYVKELQSSGKKVITIYYHELKKYLKKYITGIEQIYPFLKRRGVIEENEGLIC